In Cicer arietinum cultivar CDC Frontier isolate Library 1 chromosome 7, Cicar.CDCFrontier_v2.0, whole genome shotgun sequence, the genomic window TCCAGGAGCTTGGGAATTCGGTGAGAATAGAGGAAAATGTGCAACCAGCTTTATTATGGGCTTGAATTTTGCAGCTGATATGTGTGAAGATTGACAGTACATAGTTGAATCTGACAGACACCTAACTCTTTTCTGATGAGAGATGGTTCTTACTGTAAAAAGAATCTTAGGAAGTTTTAGAAATTAACATGTCCAGGTGCATAGCTTGTATTTAACTGATTCTGACCATAGATTCATAATCATTAAATGAAAAAGTAAATCATTAAAGGCAAGAGCTGCATTGTCCTTAAGCTTATCGTTTGTTTTTTGAAGTGATTTATTCACTCCTGTTTGGTTTAACcatatattttagaattttcatATTAAAGAATAGATTATAAAATCATGATGTAATTTAATGACTGAATTGATAAACTCTTGAAGGATCATTAACCGTTAAGAGCAGTAGTGACTGTACATGTCTAAACTCTTGAATAAGAGCATTTTAAGTATATTAGCATTTCTAGAGCTGATTAAAAGAAATTGATAAGGTAGCTGTAGTCTAACAAATAGCTAAAAATTAGGCAATTAACTAATCTATATATGAAGCGTTTTAATTCTTTTAGAACACAAAATACCATTCAAATATAGCTGCTCACTCGTGCATAAATCCTTGATTGATCCCAATTTAGAATTATAAGGGTAATATTGGAGTATGCTGCTACCCATCTTAAGCCATGGCACTACTAGTATCACATGGGCTGTTTTAGCCATTATTCTTACTAGTATCCTTGTTCTCTGAGTTCTTGGTCAGAGCTTTCTTTGTCCAACGCTTTATGTCATAGGCCTTCTTCAAGGGTTTTTTCTCCCTGCCTTTCTTCCTCTTCGTTATGGCAATTGCAAGATCATTCGGGAACAAGGTGTGCCAAACAAAAGCATGCAGAAGTGTGGACACAAGCAAAAAAGAGACCATTGTTGATGACATAAATGCAAGCCCAAGAGCAAGGCACTTACTTATGATGGAAGGAACCTGCTCTGCATACTTGATGGTTGCCACCGACATGGTTGTCATGGGAAAGGTGTAAGCCCACCACGCCACTGAAAACCTGTCATTAAAAGGATACCCAATATTCTTTAGCACTCCTTCAAATGAGAGGGGCATAGTATTATGTTATAATGTAGAAAATATTGTACCCAAAACCAGTGAAGAATTTGATCCGGACGACAAGTGCAATGTAGAGAAACAAGGCGATGAAGTAGCAAGTTCTGCATAACCCATCAAACTCTCCATAGATACTCTCCCAAGCAAGAGAAGCTGCAGACGGAGCAGCAATAAACATGGTGTATACAGGATGTAGCTCTTTAGGTAATGCCTCACTTGTTGGCAATCTCTGATACAATGTAACAAAAACAACTAGGTAATGTGCAAATCCAACAGCCCAAAAGAATTTGGCAGGTTCATTCCAACCAACTTTTGAAGCTAAAATTGCTCCAACAAAGTTACCTGTTACAGAAAGATGGTTAGAGGGATTTGCAACCTTAGACAGACGTCTTTTGCCTCCAGAAAGCCACTGGCCATAGATTTTGAGTTCAAGGAGAAAATAAGGTACTATGAAAGTGCACCAAATAGCAGGTTGAAGGGTAGTATGTGGAGCAAGTTGAGAGGGTACAGAGATGGCCAAAAACATGCAGACAATCCAAGGGGCAAAGAAGAAGTTGATACGAACCGGATGAAAATACTCTCTTCTAACAGCTTCAAAGTAGAATATGCATTTGAGAATGTAGGTGATGGAAACAGCTATTAGCACTGCTAAAGCCAACAACCATATTGCAAAACTGACAGCTGGTCTAATATGGAGAAAACTGGTGGCAGGGCTTGTTGCCATTGTACGCCACAGAACAGCTTGGCTGCCTAGGCCAAGACAGATACCATAGCATCCTATGGGAAACCGAAGGAGAAAGGGCCATTTCTCATCTGTGGGGAGAAGGATGTCCTCATAGTCCTGTGccaaatatatttacaacattaattgatcatatatatatttagtggTGGCATCTGAAatgcaaattttaatatttcaattacaaCTACTACATATGAAATCCTTTTAGCTTGGTGGGGCCGTTCCTTTTGGGTGTGGCATCAATAAAGCAGACTAAGCATAGTTAGGATTGTGTCACAGTGGTGTATTCTTTGATACTAAGCTCAGACTTTGAATCGTTAAAAAGTTAGTTACTAGTAGTTAATTGGTTGAGGTTGTTATAGAGATAATTAGTGGTTAGTTAGACTACTATGTTTGTTACAAGGTAATTAGGGATGTTTTGTCCCTTTTATCTCAAGTCTTGAGTATACATAGaacttataaataaaagtttaatttctTATGTAAGATCTTTTGTAAAATTAGAAATTGAGTGATGAAACCATTGTATGAACTATCTGCTCTTGTGTATCATTTCCTTTGGAGTGattatttcttataatttttttatctttttttcttcatatattagtgttcttcttttaaatatttggaATCTTAAGTTTCTAGCAATTGGTATGACTTTTGTCCAAAAACAAGTTGGTCATATTTTTCGGATAAGAGAGGCAAAGAATTCATGGACACTTAGGATAAGGGGCAAAAGATCCCTAACTACCTTCTAACAAACATAACATGCAAACTAACAACTAACTAATTAAACCTATAACAAACTCAACCAATTGACAACTTCTACTAAGTTCTAACAAGTTAGCCATATCATACTATTATGATtggattttctttttcaaaatacaaaattattgaaattttaaaatgattttttaaataaaaaaaaaatatcatattagtCTCTTAGAAAAAAACTGAAGACTAAATTGAGTAACCAAAAAGactgatgttattaaatttttttaattacgaACATCATTTTAGAACCATTaatttcagaaaataaattatcctACTTTTACAATTTGAGAGACCAACACGGTGATGGTGTTCATAGTTAGAAATGTGATATAATGAAAAAACCTTATTTGAACACAAAATTCAGACTCCACACATATAGACATCTTATATGATATACACACTTGAGCAGGTGTCTTTTTGACCGAGGAGAGAGAGAATAGTGACTTGAAGACAGAGAAAGTCAAAATTGTTTATCGAAAGTCTTGAATACGATGTGACTGTCAAATTCTGTGCCAAAAAAATCATTCCTTAGTATAATATGACATACGGCATGCATGCATGCAAGTTGAAGTAAAACATAGGTAGCAGAATCTCACATTAACTTCATCTAACTCAGGTCCTCTAAGAGCAGCAAAGTATCTACCAGCAGGAACAACTTCATTAATAGAATCATCATCCACACCATTAATATCCTGTGACTCTAATTTTCTTGGCAACAAAGAATTCTGCTTACTCGGTGAAGATTTTGTCTTTAAGATACTAAAATCAGTTTGCTGTGCTTCCAAATCAAAAACTCCTAAGCTGGTTCCACTTCTTGTCTGAACCTTCCTTTGATCATCTCTACCTTTTCTTTCTCTGTTCAGAACAGAGAATCCTGTCTTAAGTGAAACTTGTCTTTTAATACTTGTATGGTTTCGCTTCGTTTCTTGAGCTTCGGTTGATGATTTACTCAAATGCTTCTCATCGTTTTTAATTATTCCCTCGTCATCACCTTCTGACAAAATTTCATCATGTATATCCATCCAATGAGTTTGGAAAGGTTTCTTGTGATACGTATTTTTGTGGCTATAATATTATTGTATGCTAATTGGTGTAGTTTTTTATATATACGTGTATAGTGGGAGGGACACATGCATGCATGCACCACATGAGAAGTGAAAAGAGAAAGGTGAGTTCTTGTGTTGATGAAATGGAAGCCATTGCTTTATTATTGAGTGAAAAGTTTGTGTTAAGGGGCGAACATTCTCATGACTAATTCTTTTAAAATGTGTTTTGACTTTGTTGTTTGTGGCGTGTTAGTTATGGGTCAGAGTTAGAACATGGTCCACCCCAAACTTCACTAAATTCTTATAAGAAAAATGCTGTACATCTTAAATGAGGGAGATAGAAATAGAGAGGTTCAGGTGATATAAAAGaagatataaagaaaaataaaatgttgaatgagtgaatgaaaattaaaattgtttaaatataAGAGTTATTTGTATTGGATATTGACACAAATACGAGATACGTTTTAAAGAAATCAATGTACCGGGCTACGTAAATGAAAAACATGAAAttgtttatataatttaattataagaattataaatttttcaattcattatacaaaattacaataaaaatttaaaaattcacaaATTGTGTCTtgcaacaataaaaataaactaaaatatacaaaaaaagtatattatattcatacataaaaaataatcaatttcaaTCACAATTAAATAATGAACAAAACCATAGTAGTAAAAATACATTATAATAGTAAGTATTCGGTGTGGATAAGAGCTTATACTAGtatgatattataattttttacctttaattgataaatattaatattattaaattgaatgttATATTTCGAATTCAAACTCAAcattttacataattataatgatatttaccttttttactaagttaataaaaatatttaataaaaggtAAATATCATGAATGTATTTAATGTGTAAAAAACATGAATGTATTTGTTCAAGTTGAAAATCAAAACAGGACCAATATAGCTTTCACTTGTCTTTGAATTAAATAACATATTGAATAATGCCAAGTTGAATAGTTTCACGTGATGTAGTTTTATCCACGCATTCCACGACCCAGTTTTTTATTGGTTTATTGGCGGATGTTCTCGGGAGCGGGGGTAGGCTACAGTGtatcttacattttttttatatatttatatattaactatatattattaattattttttttatatataataactatAGGTTATGAAAAGAATATGTAACTCTCTTTTCTCTTCTATCATATATCTGCTTAATTTATTTTCCATTTCTTAGAATTTATATTAatacaattaatacaacaaattttatatatagataaattatctaatatcgaataataaattaactaatCTCGACAAACTTTAACATCTTAGTTAACAACTCAACTATTAACTATTAACAAACTTTTATATGTTAACCATTGATACATGATATAGTGAGATGctattttttaattgagaattgttttaattaatatatgtatttttttaagagtGAAATATGTTTAAACGTAAGaaaattattgcattttttaagataaaagttTTCGACaaaatgaaaattgtaaaatgaatatattttatttgattaaattgtgTAAAGTTCTAAAAACTTATGTGAATTGTATAATTTGTGAAAATGGTAAAACTTGTGAGTATTGAAATTCCAACTTTTACAACTTGACTACTACGTATGAATTgtgtgaaactctaaaaaaaactatataacttttaaaaaatttaattataatattatagttAATATTTGTCGCTCCCGACTCTTCCCGATATTTTGTGCAACCATTAAAACTAACCAATTTCCTAGGAATTAATTTAACCAATTAATGGAAACCATAAATTCAATAATTACAATAAGAGTATTTTTAGAACATCATAATAAATAAGGTTTAAGTgacaatgttttttttcttataatttaggTTCGAGGgagtattttattataacttttttactcaatataatatatcaggtcttagacatttttttttttgagaaattttacCTTTCAAAATTCTCTATTTAAGAAAATACTCTATTGAAATATGAATTACAACACtatgaatttgatgtttttaaatatgtcaatttTTAGATGTTATTTACTACCCTTgataaaatatgtcaaaaattagttgagactaaaaattaaattcttattcATTGATTGACATTAATATTATGGCTTGTGTTGAATTTTCTAGCGTTagcaataat contains:
- the LOC101495217 gene encoding guard cell S-type anion channel SLAC1 isoform X1 gives rise to the protein MDHKKIFQTHLMDIHDEVLSEGDEEDVIKNEEKVEKHLNKSTKTREIKRNHRSINRQVSLETGFSVLNRERKGRDDQRKVLTRSGTSLGGFGLEGHKSDFSIFKTKSTLSKQNSLLPRKLEKELESQKINDVDDDSVNASVPAGRYFAALRGPELDEVKDYEDILLPTDEKWPFLLRFPIGCYGICLGLGSQAVLWRTMATSPATSFLHIRPAVSFAIWLLALAVLIAVSITYILKCIFYFEAVRREYFHPVRINFFFAPWIVCMFLAISVPSQLAPHTTLQPAIWCTFIVPYFLLELKIYGQWLSGGKRRLSKVANPSNHLSVTGNFVGAILASKVGWNEPAKFFWAVGFAHYLVVFVTLYQRLPTSEALPKELHPVYTMFIAAPSAASLAWESIYGEFDGLCRTCYFIALFLYIALVVRIKFFTGFGFSVAWWAYTFPMTTMSVATIKYAEQVPSIISKCLALGLAFMSSTMVSFLLVSTLLHAFVWHTLFPNDLAIAITKRKKGREKKPLKKAYDIKRWTKKALTKNSENKDTSKNNG
- the LOC101495217 gene encoding guard cell S-type anion channel SLAC1 isoform X2, which translates into the protein MDIHDEILSEGDDEGIIKNDEKHLSKSSTEAQETKRNHTSIKRQVSLKTGFSVLNRERKGRDDQRKVQTRSGTSLGVFDLEAQQTDFSILKTKSSPSKQNSLLPRKLESQDINGVDDDSINEVVPAGRYFAALRGPELDEVNDYEDILLPTDEKWPFLLRFPIGCYGICLGLGSQAVLWRTMATSPATSFLHIRPAVSFAIWLLALAVLIAVSITYILKCIFYFEAVRREYFHPVRINFFFAPWIVCMFLAISVPSQLAPHTTLQPAIWCTFIVPYFLLELKIYGQWLSGGKRRLSKVANPSNHLSVTGNFVGAILASKVGWNEPAKFFWAVGFAHYLVVFVTLYQRLPTSEALPKELHPVYTMFIAAPSAASLAWESIYGEFDGLCRTCYFIALFLYIALVVRIKFFTGFGFSVAWWAYTFPMTTMSVATIKYAEQVPSIISKCLALGLAFMSSTMVSFLLVSTLLHAFVWHTLFPNDLAIAITKRKKGREKKPLKKAYDIKRWTKKALTKNSENKDTSKNNG
- the LOC101495217 gene encoding guard cell S-type anion channel SLAC1 isoform X3 is translated as MDHKKIFQTHLMDIHDEVLSEGDEEDVIKNEEKVEKHLNKSTKTREIKRNHRSINRQVSLETGFSVLNRERKGRDDQRKVLTRSGTSLGGFGLEGHKSDFSIFKTKSTLSKQNSLLPRKLEKELESQKINDVDDDSVNASVPAGRYFAALRGPELDEVKDYEDILLPTDEKWPFLLRFPIGCYGICLGLGSQAVLWRTMATSPATSFLHIRPAVSFAIWLLALAVLIAVSITYILKCIFYFEAVRREYFHPVRINFFFAPWIVCMFLAISVPSQLAPHTTLQPAIWCTFIVPYFLLELKIYGQWLSGGKRRLSKVANPSNHLSVTGNFVGAILASKVGWNEPAKFFWAVGFAHYLVVFVTLYQRLPTSEALPKELHPVYTMFIAAPSAASLAWESIYGEFDGLCRTCYFIALFLYIALVVRIKFFTGFGFSVAWWAYTFPMTTMSVATIKYAEQVPSIIRGDSFNNQMY